Proteins found in one Megachile rotundata isolate GNS110a chromosome 14, iyMegRotu1, whole genome shotgun sequence genomic segment:
- the LOC100880554 gene encoding uncharacterized protein LOC100880554 isoform X2: protein MLMFRITSASRQSTNSFLGSLHMNQICKSYLKVFNKAQTVFYSNLREKSIFVTSNKFKEINNHDNNRINQHGQHSMRKIQDTENGKSNSVSTLDAIYQAVDNELNQKCLSISFSTLQNEQGKNMVKCSIDIKWPQDMSFSYEADNKKTAKQIAARMCLQWLDKNRKIKKQKPVLYSYKDIQRISEEQKSVEINLESEFKNEIQTLIHTFKQAIQPIIKEQPMIDSEANNSDEKQFKYEANTSFYQERNSRLAKQLKNRENKICNLPISNYRQEILDILKSDQVLLIKGNTGCGKSTQVAQFIMDEYTKENRACECNIIVTQPRRVAAISLAYRVASERNEKMGDVIGYHIRFDNIKPKLHGSIIFSTSGILLRMLESNPTLEGISHVIIDEAHERSVHNDILLKLMKEILQKNQSIKLLIMSATINESLFQQYFSCKVIDIPGKLYPVKMHFKEDIQIFQSKLKKHGLMELRIPFGEIVQLVQWIVKNKPPGCILCFLPGWQEIKRLHNLLKNAGIANLLILPLHSKVSHENQLEVFDPAPKNMTKVILATDIAECSVTIEDVCYVIDTAIKREYQWYENDTEPVLTFSLVSKANIDQRKGRAGRTRPGESYHLITKKEYDTLDLDPKPEIFTEPLEATIITIKKLSNEKVNDFFSNMLQSPSSKSICNALKNLKALGFLDDDENLTDLGKRASHFSLDPKLSKAIVLSYVFQCVKPILSLVSIPFGESSTVSLDEKLSEKSSIKSQKLKFHKTSDHIAMLQYYNHWSSPDNKFENIFAPSYFHTAKQLQKLHASELISSGLFTSSFDSNSINMFCNNYELIRAILFAATNHLIKRNAYGYKGYYTKYANTLRSEDSTVVEVNNDSVNHNRKMWPSEVMTYLRKRRVSRLYTISETSMLTPLSVLLFSHNDIQCFKDTENCPNEQEKIYIKLNNIDNVEFCCDEETAKLLLQFRTIIWNLVDYIIKYQGVNTNEDDLKAVKSYKTKVMTVLANMLEKSSTNIDSSTEC from the exons atGTTGATGTTTCGAATTACATCTGCTTCAAGGCAGTCAACAAATAGTTT cTTGGGATCATTACATATgaatcaaatttgtaaatcataTTTAAAGGTATTTAATAAAGCTCAGACAGTGTTTTATAGTAATTTAAgagaaaaatcaatttttgtaacatcaaataaatttaaagaa ATAAATAATCATGATAATAATAGGATAAATCAGCATGGACag cattCAATGAGAAAAATACAAG ACACTGAAAATGGGAAATCAAATTCTGTGTCAACTCTAGATGCTATTTATCAGGCTGTCGATAACGAATTGAACCAAAAGTGCCTATCAATCTCATTCTCAACACTGCAAAATGAACAGGGCAAGAATATGGTGAAATGCAGTATTGACATTAAATGGCCTCAGGATATGTCATTTTCTTATGAGGCAGACAATAAGAAAACTGCTAAACAGATTGCAGCAAGGATGTGTTTACAATggcttgataaaaataggaaaattaagaaacaaaAACCTGTATTGTACAGTTACAAAGATATTCAACGTATTTCAGAAGAACAAAAATCTGTTGAAATAAATCTTGagtcagaatttaaaaatgagatACAAACTTTAATACATACATTTAAACAA gCCATACAACCAATAATAAAAGAGCAACCTATGATTGATTCTGAAGCAAATAATTCAGACGAAAAACAATTTAAGTATGAAGCAAACACATCTTTTTATCAAGAACGTAATTCTAGATTAgcaaaacaattaaaaaatagagaaaataaaatatgtaatttaccTATTTCTAACTATAg gcaAGAAATACTTGACATATTGAAATCTGATCAAGTACTATTAATTAAGGGAAATACTGGTTGTGGAAAAAGTACTCAAGTTGCACAATTTATTATGGATGAATATACAAAAGAAAATCGAGCATGTGAATGTAATATTATTGTGACACAACCTCGTAGAGTTGCAGCAATTTCTTTAGCTTATCGTGTTGCATCGGAAAGAAATGAGAAAATGGGGGATGTAATTGGCTATCACATACGGTTTGATAACATAAAACCAAAACTGCATGGTTCTATTATATTTTCTACATCTGGCATATTACTGCGAATGCTGGAAAGCAATCCTACTTTAGAAGGAATATCGCACGTGATTATAGATGAAGCTCACGAGAGAAGTGTACACAAtgatattttactaaaattaatgaaagaaatattgcaaaaaaatCAATCTATAAAATTACTTATTATGTCTGCAACTATAAATGAAAGTTTATTTCAACAATACTTTTCCTGCAAGGTTATTGATATTCCAGGAAAATTATATCCTGTAAAAATGCACTTTAAAGAAGATATTCAGATTTTTCAAAGCAAATTGAAAAAACATGGTTTAATGGAATTAAGAATTCCTTTTGGCGAAATAGTACAATTAGTACAGtggattgttaaaaataaaccacctggatgtattttatgttttctCCCAGGCTGGCAGGAAATTAAACGGCTACACAATTTACTTAAAAATGCAGGGATTGCAAATTTATTGATATTACCGCTTCATTCGAAAGTGTCACATGAAAATCAACTTGAAGTTTTTGACCCAGCACCTAAAAATATGACAAAAGTCATTTTAGCTACAGACATTGCAGAATGTAGCGTTACTATTGAAGACGTCTGTTACGTTATAGATACTGCTATTAAAAGAGAATATCAATGGTATGAAAACGACACTGAACCCGTATTGACATTTAGTTTGGTATCAAAAGCAAATATTGATCAAAG aaaaggACGAGCCGGACGCACTAGACCTGGTGAAAGTTATCATTTAATTACAAAGAAAGAATACGACACATTGGATTTGGATCCCAAACCAGAAATATTTACAGAACCGTTGGAGgctacaattattactataaaaaAACTCAGTAACGAGAAAGTAAACGATTTTTTTAGCAATATGCTTCAATCACCTAGTAGTAAATCGATATGTAATGCTCTAAAAAATCTGAAGGCACTTGGATTTCTTGACGATGATGAAAATCTTACAGACTTAGGAAAGCGTGCATCGCATTTTTCATTAGATCCAAAACTAAGTAAAGCAATAGTGTTGTCTTATGTTTTCCA aTGTGTAAAGCCGATATTATCATTAGTCTCTATACCGTTTGGCGAGAGTTCTACTGTTTCATTAGACGAAAAATTAAGCGAAAAATCAAGCATTAAATCACAGAAACTTAAGTTTCATAAAACAAGCGATCATATCGCTatgttacaatattacaatcattggTCGTCACCTGAtaataagtttgaaaatatttttgcaccTTCATATTTTCATACTGCGAAAC AATTGCAGAAACTGCATGCGTCTGAACTTATAAGTAGCGGATTGTTTACTTCATCATTCGACAGTAATAGTATAAATATGTTCTgtaataattatgaattaattcgGGCAATATTGTTTGCAGCAACTAAtcatttaataaaaagaaatgcGTATGGATATAAAGGCTATTACACCAAATATGCAAATACCTTAAGATCTGA agATTCTACAGTAGTCGAGGTTAATAACGATAGTGTCAACCATAATAGGAAAATGTGGCCAAGCGAAGTAATGACCTATTTGAGAAAGAGAAGAGTGTCTAGATTGTACACAATTTCTGAAACGAGCATGTTAACACCTTTATCAGTTTTGTTATTTAGTCATAATGACATTCAATGCTTTAAG gATACGGAAAACTGTCCTAATGAACAGGAAAAAATCTATATTAAACTAAACAATATCGACAACGTAGAATTTTGTTGCGACGAAga AACGGCAAAACTACTATTACAGTTTCGAACTATAATATGGAATCTAGtagattatataattaaataccaAGGTGTAAATACTAATGAAGATGATTTGAAAGCAGTTAAATCTTATAAAACAAAAGTAATGACTGTCCTTGCAAATATGTTAGAAAAATCATCAACGAATATCGATTCTAGTACTGAATgttag
- the LOC100880554 gene encoding ATP-dependent RNA helicase DHX30 isoform X5 codes for MLMFRITSASRQSTNSFLGSLHMNQICKSYLKHSMRKIQDTENGKSNSVSTLDAIYQAVDNELNQKCLSISFSTLQNEQGKNMVKCSIDIKWPQDMSFSYEADNKKTAKQIAARMCLQWLDKNRKIKKQKPVLYSYKDIQRISEEQKSVEINLESEFKNEIQTLIHTFKQAIQPIIKEQPMIDSEANNSDEKQFKYEANTSFYQERNSRLAKQLKNRENKICNLPISNYRQEILDILKSDQVLLIKGNTGCGKSTQVAQFIMDEYTKENRACECNIIVTQPRRVAAISLAYRVASERNEKMGDVIGYHIRFDNIKPKLHGSIIFSTSGILLRMLESNPTLEGISHVIIDEAHERSVHNDILLKLMKEILQKNQSIKLLIMSATINESLFQQYFSCKVIDIPGKLYPVKMHFKEDIQIFQSKLKKHGLMELRIPFGEIVQLVQWIVKNKPPGCILCFLPGWQEIKRLHNLLKNAGIANLLILPLHSKVSHENQLEVFDPAPKNMTKVILATDIAECSVTIEDVCYVIDTAIKREYQWYENDTEPVLTFSLVSKANIDQRKGRAGRTRPGESYHLITKKEYDTLDLDPKPEIFTEPLEATIITIKKLSNEKVNDFFSNMLQSPSSKSICNALKNLKALGFLDDDENLTDLGKRASHFSLDPKLSKAIVLSYVFQCVKPILSLVSIPFGESSTVSLDEKLSEKSSIKSQKLKFHKTSDHIAMLQYYNHWSSPDNKFENIFAPSYFHTAKQLQKLHASELISSGLFTSSFDSNSINMFCNNYELIRAILFAATNHLIKRNAYGYKGYYTKYANTLRSEDSTVVEVNNDSVNHNRKMWPSEVMTYLRKRRVSRLYTISETSMLTPLSVLLFSHNDIQCFKDTENCPNEQEKIYIKLNNIDNVEFCCDEETAKLLLQFRTIIWNLVDYIIKYQGVNTNEDDLKAVKSYKTKVMTVLANMLEKSSTNIDSSTEC; via the exons atGTTGATGTTTCGAATTACATCTGCTTCAAGGCAGTCAACAAATAGTTT cTTGGGATCATTACATATgaatcaaatttgtaaatcataTTTAAAG cattCAATGAGAAAAATACAAG ACACTGAAAATGGGAAATCAAATTCTGTGTCAACTCTAGATGCTATTTATCAGGCTGTCGATAACGAATTGAACCAAAAGTGCCTATCAATCTCATTCTCAACACTGCAAAATGAACAGGGCAAGAATATGGTGAAATGCAGTATTGACATTAAATGGCCTCAGGATATGTCATTTTCTTATGAGGCAGACAATAAGAAAACTGCTAAACAGATTGCAGCAAGGATGTGTTTACAATggcttgataaaaataggaaaattaagaaacaaaAACCTGTATTGTACAGTTACAAAGATATTCAACGTATTTCAGAAGAACAAAAATCTGTTGAAATAAATCTTGagtcagaatttaaaaatgagatACAAACTTTAATACATACATTTAAACAA gCCATACAACCAATAATAAAAGAGCAACCTATGATTGATTCTGAAGCAAATAATTCAGACGAAAAACAATTTAAGTATGAAGCAAACACATCTTTTTATCAAGAACGTAATTCTAGATTAgcaaaacaattaaaaaatagagaaaataaaatatgtaatttaccTATTTCTAACTATAg gcaAGAAATACTTGACATATTGAAATCTGATCAAGTACTATTAATTAAGGGAAATACTGGTTGTGGAAAAAGTACTCAAGTTGCACAATTTATTATGGATGAATATACAAAAGAAAATCGAGCATGTGAATGTAATATTATTGTGACACAACCTCGTAGAGTTGCAGCAATTTCTTTAGCTTATCGTGTTGCATCGGAAAGAAATGAGAAAATGGGGGATGTAATTGGCTATCACATACGGTTTGATAACATAAAACCAAAACTGCATGGTTCTATTATATTTTCTACATCTGGCATATTACTGCGAATGCTGGAAAGCAATCCTACTTTAGAAGGAATATCGCACGTGATTATAGATGAAGCTCACGAGAGAAGTGTACACAAtgatattttactaaaattaatgaaagaaatattgcaaaaaaatCAATCTATAAAATTACTTATTATGTCTGCAACTATAAATGAAAGTTTATTTCAACAATACTTTTCCTGCAAGGTTATTGATATTCCAGGAAAATTATATCCTGTAAAAATGCACTTTAAAGAAGATATTCAGATTTTTCAAAGCAAATTGAAAAAACATGGTTTAATGGAATTAAGAATTCCTTTTGGCGAAATAGTACAATTAGTACAGtggattgttaaaaataaaccacctggatgtattttatgttttctCCCAGGCTGGCAGGAAATTAAACGGCTACACAATTTACTTAAAAATGCAGGGATTGCAAATTTATTGATATTACCGCTTCATTCGAAAGTGTCACATGAAAATCAACTTGAAGTTTTTGACCCAGCACCTAAAAATATGACAAAAGTCATTTTAGCTACAGACATTGCAGAATGTAGCGTTACTATTGAAGACGTCTGTTACGTTATAGATACTGCTATTAAAAGAGAATATCAATGGTATGAAAACGACACTGAACCCGTATTGACATTTAGTTTGGTATCAAAAGCAAATATTGATCAAAG aaaaggACGAGCCGGACGCACTAGACCTGGTGAAAGTTATCATTTAATTACAAAGAAAGAATACGACACATTGGATTTGGATCCCAAACCAGAAATATTTACAGAACCGTTGGAGgctacaattattactataaaaaAACTCAGTAACGAGAAAGTAAACGATTTTTTTAGCAATATGCTTCAATCACCTAGTAGTAAATCGATATGTAATGCTCTAAAAAATCTGAAGGCACTTGGATTTCTTGACGATGATGAAAATCTTACAGACTTAGGAAAGCGTGCATCGCATTTTTCATTAGATCCAAAACTAAGTAAAGCAATAGTGTTGTCTTATGTTTTCCA aTGTGTAAAGCCGATATTATCATTAGTCTCTATACCGTTTGGCGAGAGTTCTACTGTTTCATTAGACGAAAAATTAAGCGAAAAATCAAGCATTAAATCACAGAAACTTAAGTTTCATAAAACAAGCGATCATATCGCTatgttacaatattacaatcattggTCGTCACCTGAtaataagtttgaaaatatttttgcaccTTCATATTTTCATACTGCGAAAC AATTGCAGAAACTGCATGCGTCTGAACTTATAAGTAGCGGATTGTTTACTTCATCATTCGACAGTAATAGTATAAATATGTTCTgtaataattatgaattaattcgGGCAATATTGTTTGCAGCAACTAAtcatttaataaaaagaaatgcGTATGGATATAAAGGCTATTACACCAAATATGCAAATACCTTAAGATCTGA agATTCTACAGTAGTCGAGGTTAATAACGATAGTGTCAACCATAATAGGAAAATGTGGCCAAGCGAAGTAATGACCTATTTGAGAAAGAGAAGAGTGTCTAGATTGTACACAATTTCTGAAACGAGCATGTTAACACCTTTATCAGTTTTGTTATTTAGTCATAATGACATTCAATGCTTTAAG gATACGGAAAACTGTCCTAATGAACAGGAAAAAATCTATATTAAACTAAACAATATCGACAACGTAGAATTTTGTTGCGACGAAga AACGGCAAAACTACTATTACAGTTTCGAACTATAATATGGAATCTAGtagattatataattaaataccaAGGTGTAAATACTAATGAAGATGATTTGAAAGCAGTTAAATCTTATAAAACAAAAGTAATGACTGTCCTTGCAAATATGTTAGAAAAATCATCAACGAATATCGATTCTAGTACTGAATgttag
- the LOC100880554 gene encoding uncharacterized protein LOC100880554 isoform X3 — protein sequence MLMFRITSASRQSTNSFLGSLHMNQICKSYLKINNHDNNRINQHGQQNMDFHKNALNFQHSMRKIQDTENGKSNSVSTLDAIYQAVDNELNQKCLSISFSTLQNEQGKNMVKCSIDIKWPQDMSFSYEADNKKTAKQIAARMCLQWLDKNRKIKKQKPVLYSYKDIQRISEEQKSVEINLESEFKNEIQTLIHTFKQAIQPIIKEQPMIDSEANNSDEKQFKYEANTSFYQERNSRLAKQLKNRENKICNLPISNYRQEILDILKSDQVLLIKGNTGCGKSTQVAQFIMDEYTKENRACECNIIVTQPRRVAAISLAYRVASERNEKMGDVIGYHIRFDNIKPKLHGSIIFSTSGILLRMLESNPTLEGISHVIIDEAHERSVHNDILLKLMKEILQKNQSIKLLIMSATINESLFQQYFSCKVIDIPGKLYPVKMHFKEDIQIFQSKLKKHGLMELRIPFGEIVQLVQWIVKNKPPGCILCFLPGWQEIKRLHNLLKNAGIANLLILPLHSKVSHENQLEVFDPAPKNMTKVILATDIAECSVTIEDVCYVIDTAIKREYQWYENDTEPVLTFSLVSKANIDQRKGRAGRTRPGESYHLITKKEYDTLDLDPKPEIFTEPLEATIITIKKLSNEKVNDFFSNMLQSPSSKSICNALKNLKALGFLDDDENLTDLGKRASHFSLDPKLSKAIVLSYVFQCVKPILSLVSIPFGESSTVSLDEKLSEKSSIKSQKLKFHKTSDHIAMLQYYNHWSSPDNKFENIFAPSYFHTAKQLQKLHASELISSGLFTSSFDSNSINMFCNNYELIRAILFAATNHLIKRNAYGYKGYYTKYANTLRSEDSTVVEVNNDSVNHNRKMWPSEVMTYLRKRRVSRLYTISETSMLTPLSVLLFSHNDIQCFKDTENCPNEQEKIYIKLNNIDNVEFCCDEETAKLLLQFRTIIWNLVDYIIKYQGVNTNEDDLKAVKSYKTKVMTVLANMLEKSSTNIDSSTEC from the exons atGTTGATGTTTCGAATTACATCTGCTTCAAGGCAGTCAACAAATAGTTT cTTGGGATCATTACATATgaatcaaatttgtaaatcataTTTAAAG ATAAATAATCATGATAATAATAGGATAAATCAGCATGGACag caAAATATGGATTTTCATAAAAATGcattaaattttcagcattCAATGAGAAAAATACAAG ACACTGAAAATGGGAAATCAAATTCTGTGTCAACTCTAGATGCTATTTATCAGGCTGTCGATAACGAATTGAACCAAAAGTGCCTATCAATCTCATTCTCAACACTGCAAAATGAACAGGGCAAGAATATGGTGAAATGCAGTATTGACATTAAATGGCCTCAGGATATGTCATTTTCTTATGAGGCAGACAATAAGAAAACTGCTAAACAGATTGCAGCAAGGATGTGTTTACAATggcttgataaaaataggaaaattaagaaacaaaAACCTGTATTGTACAGTTACAAAGATATTCAACGTATTTCAGAAGAACAAAAATCTGTTGAAATAAATCTTGagtcagaatttaaaaatgagatACAAACTTTAATACATACATTTAAACAA gCCATACAACCAATAATAAAAGAGCAACCTATGATTGATTCTGAAGCAAATAATTCAGACGAAAAACAATTTAAGTATGAAGCAAACACATCTTTTTATCAAGAACGTAATTCTAGATTAgcaaaacaattaaaaaatagagaaaataaaatatgtaatttaccTATTTCTAACTATAg gcaAGAAATACTTGACATATTGAAATCTGATCAAGTACTATTAATTAAGGGAAATACTGGTTGTGGAAAAAGTACTCAAGTTGCACAATTTATTATGGATGAATATACAAAAGAAAATCGAGCATGTGAATGTAATATTATTGTGACACAACCTCGTAGAGTTGCAGCAATTTCTTTAGCTTATCGTGTTGCATCGGAAAGAAATGAGAAAATGGGGGATGTAATTGGCTATCACATACGGTTTGATAACATAAAACCAAAACTGCATGGTTCTATTATATTTTCTACATCTGGCATATTACTGCGAATGCTGGAAAGCAATCCTACTTTAGAAGGAATATCGCACGTGATTATAGATGAAGCTCACGAGAGAAGTGTACACAAtgatattttactaaaattaatgaaagaaatattgcaaaaaaatCAATCTATAAAATTACTTATTATGTCTGCAACTATAAATGAAAGTTTATTTCAACAATACTTTTCCTGCAAGGTTATTGATATTCCAGGAAAATTATATCCTGTAAAAATGCACTTTAAAGAAGATATTCAGATTTTTCAAAGCAAATTGAAAAAACATGGTTTAATGGAATTAAGAATTCCTTTTGGCGAAATAGTACAATTAGTACAGtggattgttaaaaataaaccacctggatgtattttatgttttctCCCAGGCTGGCAGGAAATTAAACGGCTACACAATTTACTTAAAAATGCAGGGATTGCAAATTTATTGATATTACCGCTTCATTCGAAAGTGTCACATGAAAATCAACTTGAAGTTTTTGACCCAGCACCTAAAAATATGACAAAAGTCATTTTAGCTACAGACATTGCAGAATGTAGCGTTACTATTGAAGACGTCTGTTACGTTATAGATACTGCTATTAAAAGAGAATATCAATGGTATGAAAACGACACTGAACCCGTATTGACATTTAGTTTGGTATCAAAAGCAAATATTGATCAAAG aaaaggACGAGCCGGACGCACTAGACCTGGTGAAAGTTATCATTTAATTACAAAGAAAGAATACGACACATTGGATTTGGATCCCAAACCAGAAATATTTACAGAACCGTTGGAGgctacaattattactataaaaaAACTCAGTAACGAGAAAGTAAACGATTTTTTTAGCAATATGCTTCAATCACCTAGTAGTAAATCGATATGTAATGCTCTAAAAAATCTGAAGGCACTTGGATTTCTTGACGATGATGAAAATCTTACAGACTTAGGAAAGCGTGCATCGCATTTTTCATTAGATCCAAAACTAAGTAAAGCAATAGTGTTGTCTTATGTTTTCCA aTGTGTAAAGCCGATATTATCATTAGTCTCTATACCGTTTGGCGAGAGTTCTACTGTTTCATTAGACGAAAAATTAAGCGAAAAATCAAGCATTAAATCACAGAAACTTAAGTTTCATAAAACAAGCGATCATATCGCTatgttacaatattacaatcattggTCGTCACCTGAtaataagtttgaaaatatttttgcaccTTCATATTTTCATACTGCGAAAC AATTGCAGAAACTGCATGCGTCTGAACTTATAAGTAGCGGATTGTTTACTTCATCATTCGACAGTAATAGTATAAATATGTTCTgtaataattatgaattaattcgGGCAATATTGTTTGCAGCAACTAAtcatttaataaaaagaaatgcGTATGGATATAAAGGCTATTACACCAAATATGCAAATACCTTAAGATCTGA agATTCTACAGTAGTCGAGGTTAATAACGATAGTGTCAACCATAATAGGAAAATGTGGCCAAGCGAAGTAATGACCTATTTGAGAAAGAGAAGAGTGTCTAGATTGTACACAATTTCTGAAACGAGCATGTTAACACCTTTATCAGTTTTGTTATTTAGTCATAATGACATTCAATGCTTTAAG gATACGGAAAACTGTCCTAATGAACAGGAAAAAATCTATATTAAACTAAACAATATCGACAACGTAGAATTTTGTTGCGACGAAga AACGGCAAAACTACTATTACAGTTTCGAACTATAATATGGAATCTAGtagattatataattaaataccaAGGTGTAAATACTAATGAAGATGATTTGAAAGCAGTTAAATCTTATAAAACAAAAGTAATGACTGTCCTTGCAAATATGTTAGAAAAATCATCAACGAATATCGATTCTAGTACTGAATgttag